The genome window CGCCAGAGTCAGGAGATTTTGTTTACGCATTGGAATTCCTCCTGCAGCATTCTATCGTTGTTTCGCCAAAAGTTCCTGGAGAAGAACCTTCATTTCTTTCAGTTCTGTTTCCAATTCTTTGATTCTCGACTCTCGTTCCTCTGATTTTATGAGCAGTTCCTGGAGAGCGGCCAGAGCCACGCCTGACGGATCGATCGTCGATATCGTGCCGTCATCGGCTCCGAGCCCGAATGCAGCGAAGAACTCCTCTGCCACTGGGCCGATATGGTTCACTTGCTCTCCGTCGACTTTGTAGTTCCATCGAGTAATGGCCAGATCTCTCAGTCTATTGAGAATATCCTCCCCATCCAAAGCGACAAAGTTCTCCTTCAAACCGGCGCTTGAGGAGTTCTGCCACATGCCGCCCTTGGAAAGATAGGCACCTGTCGATGTATCGAGGAACTTGCCGCCCGGGTTGGGTGAGTTGGCAGGCGCCATTTCACCTGTGTTCGTCAGATAGAACAAACTATCTGCTCGCAGAACCATCTGGGACCCTCCGCCGGTCCGAACTGAATCTTGATTCGGCGGACCCCAGCCCCAGATGTGCGCGGCTATCACGACAGAACCGGCGTGGTTGGCCTTTGCACCACTTCCGGTTGCATGTGAATAGGGGCCGATTGCCGAATTGTCATAGCCCCCGGAAACTGACGAGTACTCGTTCGCGACTACATTGTTGCCACCGCCACAGATCGTGCCAAAGTCATCTGTCACGCTGTTTACAGCGCCGCCACTGATTGTGGACGCATACCCCATCGCGATATTGCTCTCCCCGCCGCCGACAAACGAAGCCGACCCTACAGCACTATTGTCTAGGCCGCCTCCTACGGTCGCCATATACGCGCTCGCCGTGTTGTTCGCTCCACCCCCTACTGTTGCTCCCTCCTGCGTTTCACCACCGGATGCGGTGTTGTTGAAGCCACCGCTTACGGTTGACAATGGGCTGCTGGCCGTGTTCTGCTTGCCTCCGCCGACTGTTGAGTGCATACCTACAGCTTGGTTCTGCTCGCCACCACTCACTGTTGCATAGTTGTTTGAGGATTCCTCGCCTGCATGGTTAGCTCGTCCGCCCGCTACGACTGAGTACTCTCCCCGTGCCTCGTTTGGATCTGGGCCCGCCAAGCCTCCTCCTCCGGACACGACCGAGAATTGACCGATTGCGACATTACCACCGCCGCCGCATACTGTTGAATTTGTTCCATTGGCAGAGTTCCCGTAACCGCCTCCGACAGCAGCGTAGTCTCCCATAACGAAGTTGTTAGAACCTCCAGCGATCGTTCCTGACCAACCGGCGTCATTGACTTCGTTGTTCTCGCCCCCACCGACGATCGCATACTGGCTGTTTGCTTTATTCCTGCCACCGCCTCCTACTGCCGACCTTTCGCCTCTGGCTTCGTTCTCGATTCCGCCGGCTACAGTAGCATACTTGGAGTTACCTCCGATCGGATCGCCGGTCGTAGATCGAACACCCAGATTTACATGCGTGCTGTCATGATCGCCGTACAGGTTAGCCCCGGCACGGGCAATGCCCCATTCGCCTACCGTGAACAAGACTTCCCCAACAAGAGCCCAGTCGTTATCTTCGTAACCTACTTCATCCGGGAGTGCGGACCATCCGATTCCGTCCCACTTCATTACATCGCCTGTGGTTGCTCCATTAGTATCTATATCAACGAATTGGATCGTGTAGTCCGCGATCTTCTCAGTTGTGACGGCTGCGTTCTTGATCCTTCCCTCATCGACTGCAAGAGTATCGAGTTGGTCTTTGCCGACGGCTTTGTCTTCGATCTTGCCCTTTCCCACGGCCAGCGTATCGAGTTGTTTCTTTCCGATTGCTCTATCTTCGATCTTACCTTTCCCTACCGCAAGGGTATCGAGCTGGTTCTTGCCAACAGCTTTGTCTTCGATCTTGCCCTTGCCTACGGCAAGCGTATCGAGCTGGCCCTTGCCAACAGCTTTGTCTTCGATCTTCCCCTTGCCAACAGCAAGTGTGTCGAGTTTGTCCTTGCCGATGGCACGGTCTTTGATGTTGTCCCCCCTGATCGACTTCTGGGCGATCTTTGTCGAATCGATTGCTGTGTCTGCGACGGTGCTTGCCATGAATGCGAACGGCACCGATCCCATCTGCGAGCGTGGCGTCATCTCGCCGTCAGGATACACTTCGATTCCAATCCATCGATTGATATCGTCGAATATCTCCGGTGCCAGTTCGTCGACAGATCCGAGCTGGACGTTAAACTTGCCATTGTTTCCGTGGGTTGTTATCTGATGCGTTTCACCCCAAATCGAATCGCCATCCTCGAGCGCGTTCCATATTCTGAAGATGACGGTGTAGGTGCCGTTTGGCACTGGATTGCCGCTCTGTTCCAGCACACCCTGATAGTGGATAAATGATGGTGTCCCGAAGACGGTAACTGCCATCATTGCGACAATCAGAGCTACAGCTGAGATTGTGAGCTCGGTGCGTTTCATTTTCACACTCCTGTCGGTTGAGTTCCGGTTGTTTCATGAATTTTCTTAATCATCGTCAGACTTAGATATGTCCCCGAAAACTGCACTCGAAACCCCTCGCTGCAGCCATAAAGAGCAGAAACTAAGCTGTGCCTAATCTCGGATGCTCCGCTCTGACGCGAGATATGACCTCTCCTGGGGTCTGCGTAAAATTATCGATCGAAGATAAGTTTGATCTTGTTAATTCAAGTTAGTATCGACTTTCATATTAGTCAAGCAAAATTGTGGAGAAGAGAAGCAGAAAGCCGCTAAGCATGGAACGCTGGCATTGGAACCTCGGCATCAACAAACCCGCTTCTTCATGCTTTGTCGATCTCAGCCGGCACCTTCAATGCCAGAAGCATGTCGACAGCCACGATGGCAGCACCTGCAAGAAATGTTGCGGTGTGGCCGAACATACTCCACGCAATCCCTCCGACAACCGGGATTATGACTGCCGTGATGTGATTCGACGTCATCCTGACAGCCTGCGCACCGACGCCGAATGCGAGCAACCCGGGAATTTCTCGAACTGCCTGAATGATACCCATGTCTGTTGCGGAAGCATCAAATGTCTCAACGGCGAAGTTGTTGAACATCACTCGCCATGCGAAGAATCCTATCCAGACGGTGGCTGCCGAGAAGGTGACCGTCAAAACCGAGACTTTGCGAATCCCAAGCGCCATAGCCGTATAAGATAACAGTCATGCACCGAATTAATAGCAGAAAGTGAGAATGTCATGAACCGGTTGCTTAACAGGTACCCCCGCACCGATGATGCGGGGCATTTTTCTATGTGCGCCAAGTAAGAAAGAAAGCTGGAAGTACTTGACTTTTTCCCAGCGGATGATATTGGTATAGGGTTGTTTTTTAAGGGAGTGGGTAATGCCACGCAGGCGCGTAAACGACAATCTATTTAAGGAACTGACTTGGGATGATCTCAATGAGTGGGCCGGGAGCCGAATTGTTTCCAGGGGAAAGAACTACCAGCGGCAGGGTCGCGTTTCAGAGCTGGCCACAACGGACGGCGGAGGTCTGATTGCTTGGGTCGAAGGTTCGGAAAGGTACGCCACAAAGGTCGACGTCGATCGTGACAGGTTGCCGGAATCGATCTGTACCTGTCCCTACGAATACGACTGCAAGCATGGCGTAGCCGTCATCCTCGAATACCTGGAACGTGTCGAAGACAACAAACGCATTCCAAGAGCTCGCATGGACGATGAGCGCCTCCAACTGCTTGAGAATGCGGACAAAGATGATGGCGCGGACGATGAGGATTCTTTCCGGTCGGAAGCGATTGAAGGGGACATCCATGCTTTCCTGGAAGATAAGACCAGGGCCCAACTCATTGAACTTATTCTTGAACTTGCAGAACATTATCCGGAAATGGGGCAAGGCCTTGCCGACCGCAGGCAGGTTATCTCAGGAAACACTAAATCAGTAGTGACGCGCCTTCGCAGGGATATCCGTAAGATCAGTGAAGATCCCGGTTGGCAAGACAACTGGCATGGGAATGGTTACACGCCCGATTACTCCGCTATTCGTAACAAGTTTGAAACGCTATTAGCGGCAGGTTGTGCCGACGAAGTGCTCATCCTGGGTGAGGAATTGATAACTGTCGGTACCCGGCAGGTGGAAGAAAGTCACGACGAGGGAGAAACCGCTATGGAGATTGCCACCTGCATGCCGGTGATTGTCAAAGCCCTGGATCAGTCGTCTCTGGCGCTCACAGACAAGCTGGCGTGGGCTGTGGATGTTGTATTGAAGGATGAATTTGACCTTTTGGATGCGTTCGCCGAATACCTGATGCGGCAGCATAAAAAGCAGGATTGGAGCTTACTGGCGGACCAGTTACTGGATCGCCTCAAAGTGAGTCAATCCGCCACCGCCTCGGGCACTTTCGACCGAAACTATGATCGGGACTGCCTCAGCAACTGGATTATTCATGCCCTGGAGCAATCCGGCCGCACCGATGAGATTATTCCGCTCTGTGAAGTCGAGGCCCATAAGACAGGCAGCTACCTTCGTCTGGTTGAACGGCTGACTGCCGATCAACGCATCGGAGACGCAGAACGCTGGATTCAGAAAGGAATTGGGGCAACAAAAGAAAAGTGGCCCGGCATTGCGGCTTCATTGCGCAAAAAACTTTGTGAGATTCGCGTCGCACAAGAAAACTGGCCGATGGTTGCGGCAATACACGCGGAAGAATTCGTTCGTCTGCCCTCGCTACAAATCTACACAGACTGCCGAAAAGCCACCCGCAAGGTTAAGGCCTGGCCCAAAGTGCGTGGGTGTCTTCTGGTTTACCTTGAAAGCGGTATGCCGCCATGGAAACAGAAGGGCTGGCCTCTTCCCGAAACCGGTTTGGACGCGCCGGATCTCGAGCGGAAAAACCGATTCCCCATGGTTGACGATCTGATTGACATAGCCGTTTTCGAAAAAAAGCCCGATCAGGTACTGCACTGGTACGACCAGCGGCCGAAACAGCGGTATGACCTGTACGAACCGGGTGAAGACGAGATTGCCGCGGCTATTCAAGACCATGCACCCGAGCGGGCAATTGCCATGTGGAAAAAACTGGCGGAAAACCTGATTGACCAAGTCAAACCCCGCGCATATGAGGCGGCTGCCGGTTACCTGCGTAAGGCGGGCAAAGTAATGGTCCAGCAGAAGAGTGAAGAGGAGTGGGACCGATACCTACAGGGCATAAGAGAAAAACACGCCCGCAAACGACGACTCATGCAAATCTTGGACAACCTGGACGGTAAACCAATCTTAAAAAAGAGGCTATAGCGACCATGTTTATCGAATATCGTCGAGGCATGCTCGAAAAGAGCATGGTGCCCGAGGACCTGCCAGTGAAAGTCTGGCGTGGAGCCGAAATACCCACGGATGTTCAGATGGCCGTTGCTGAAGAGGACTTGCTTAACCTCTGCGGTGTCTACGGGGATGAGGACGTCGGCTCTCCCGTGGAATACGACCAATTGAAACTGGTGTTGGCTGGTGACACGGTCGAGATCACGGTTTTCAATCGCGGGATCACTCTGATATTTTCGGACGATGAACGAGTCCGGCGCATCCACCGCGTTCTGTGCAAATTGGATAAGGCGGGAACAGGCTGATGGCGTGCGTTAAGGCTGGCATAAAGAAAGTCGCCTGGTCGGGCCGTCTTGTGGCCGTTCAACCTCGGATTCGTCTCACGCGGTCATTTGATGAGCGGCACCACAGCTACCAGGGGTACGTGCTTCGCGTCGACGGAATGTGTGGAGACGAGACCGGGGAGTTTCTGATTGCCGTCGGAAAGGGCGCGCATGAGAAACATCAGTTTCGTGTCGGTATGGAACTCAGTGGTCTGTCGGTTCTCGTGGATGACCCGCGACTGGAGATAGCCGGATACTACAAAACGAGTCGAATCAAGATCGAGAAGGGCACTGAGGACGCACCACCTGATGGTCCTCCCTTCCTCGGAGTGCCGCCTGATTTGCCTACCTACCGGGAACGCGGGCATCGTCGTTTGGATGCCCGCACTTATGACGCCAAGTGTTTGACGTGCATTTGGGGTTGCCGCATGCCGGTTGAGATGATTATCGACCAGTGGGAACCATCTCAGAAGAAGTATCGGTTCGAGATATTCTGCTATGGCCCGAAAAGCTGCCCGCTCTACCGGGCCGGTGCCACGCGCAAAGTACCCGGCCGCCGCGGCATGACCTGGGAAGAAGAGGACTGGGTCGACGAAGATGCTACCTCGCACAGGGGGCCGGACGATTGATATGGTAAAATGCATACGCATGACGGAAAATCATACAGTATGGTATATCCAATAGGCGTTGAAGACATTGAGCCCAACCACTGGGTGGCATGGGTATTTGATCTTCCCGGATGCTATTCGAAGGCCCGCAATCGGGAGGATGCTGTCGCCAATGCCTCTTCAAAGATCGCCGAATACTTCGAATGGCTCACACACTACCACTACAGAACACCCCAGCCCACTGAGAGAATTGAGATAGAGGTTGCTGAATCATTCCGCTCGTTCATCAGCGAAGGTGATTATATCGTCAACGCTTTCTTCGAAGACGACCGCCGCCCCCTAAGCAGAGACGAGGTGGAACACGTACTAAAACTTCTTGAGTTCACCCGAGGCGACCTGTTCCGGGTCATCCGGCGAATTTCTCCAGAGCAGCTTGACAGGCCAATCCGCGGGGAAGTCCAAAGTTCGATCCGTGGGATATTGAACCACGTTGCCTGGGCAGAGTGGTGGTATTTCGACCGCTTGAACCTGGCTTTCAAGAGTGAGGAAATGCCCGAAGATGTTATGAGCATGCTCGAAAAAGTGCGAACACATACCCGTCGCCGGTTGCCGCACTTGGCAGGTAACACTATGATCACCGAGTGTATTGGCGAGCGATGGTCTGCTCGCAAGATTGTGCGGCGGACACTCTGGCACGAACGTGCCCACACTCAACAGATAATCCGATATCTGGGTCAATGAATACGGCCCCTCGCATTGGCACCAGGCAACCATTCTGACTCGCGTCCAGTTCCCAGTTGGGATCACCCGTCTTCCCAGTGCGACAAATCGCGACATGGATTGCGACACGTCATGAGGGATTTCGACCGCGCGGTGGGAAATCGGCATTGATGTCATTTCTTGCTTCCGGGAGCGGCCCGCCCTCGACATCCTCTTGACATCTTGTTAACATTAGATTTCTTATGGTTAACGTTGGGAGAACGAGAATGAACGAAAACGGTCATGCTGGCTGTTGCGTTCGGGGAGCCTCGTGATCGCTCATAAAGCCTGTGCAGGACACCCTCGCTAATCACTTAACTATGTGTCCACTTTCTCGAGGAAAACCAAAACCATTAAAAAGTGTTACTCATGTCCCGGTGCAAATGTAACCTATGTCATAACATTGAACATCCTTTTCTGACGGCTTTTTCAACAAGTCCCCAGCTGTGGTGCACCGGGCTCCTTCAAGAGTTGCCGTGGGGATGGTCTGCCTTACAGCTGCCGGACCTGACGAGAGCATGCAGGTTCACTAAAGTGTCCGACTACAAAGTGAAATCACTGTCCGAGTAATAGTGAAACCGCTGTCCGAGTTAAGTTGAAATGACTGGCCGAGTCAGAGTGAAATTACCACGAGGGAAGACTGGGGCGATGT of Candidatus Zixiibacteriota bacterium contains these proteins:
- a CDS encoding type II toxin-antitoxin system HicB family antitoxin, which gives rise to MVYPIGVEDIEPNHWVAWVFDLPGCYSKARNREDAVANASSKIAEYFEWLTHYHYRTPQPTERIEIEVAESFRSFISEGDYIVNAFFEDDRRPLSRDEVEHVLKLLEFTRGDLFRVIRRISPEQLDRPIRGEVQSSIRGILNHVAWAEWWYFDRLNLAFKSEEMPEDVMSMLEKVRTHTRRRLPHLAGNTMITECIGERWSARKIVRRTLWHERAHTQQIIRYLGQ
- a CDS encoding SWIM zinc finger family protein, producing MPRRRVNDNLFKELTWDDLNEWAGSRIVSRGKNYQRQGRVSELATTDGGGLIAWVEGSERYATKVDVDRDRLPESICTCPYEYDCKHGVAVILEYLERVEDNKRIPRARMDDERLQLLENADKDDGADDEDSFRSEAIEGDIHAFLEDKTRAQLIELILELAEHYPEMGQGLADRRQVISGNTKSVVTRLRRDIRKISEDPGWQDNWHGNGYTPDYSAIRNKFETLLAAGCADEVLILGEELITVGTRQVEESHDEGETAMEIATCMPVIVKALDQSSLALTDKLAWAVDVVLKDEFDLLDAFAEYLMRQHKKQDWSLLADQLLDRLKVSQSATASGTFDRNYDRDCLSNWIIHALEQSGRTDEIIPLCEVEAHKTGSYLRLVERLTADQRIGDAERWIQKGIGATKEKWPGIAASLRKKLCEIRVAQENWPMVAAIHAEEFVRLPSLQIYTDCRKATRKVKAWPKVRGCLLVYLESGMPPWKQKGWPLPETGLDAPDLERKNRFPMVDDLIDIAVFEKKPDQVLHWYDQRPKQRYDLYEPGEDEIAAAIQDHAPERAIAMWKKLAENLIDQVKPRAYEAAAGYLRKAGKVMVQQKSEEEWDRYLQGIREKHARKRRLMQILDNLDGKPILKKRL